The segment GGATTCGTAAATTTGATATTCCAGTGTTTATGAAGTACCTTTGAGTGAGAGGCTAGCGTGAAAGGTATTGGCATCTTGAACATGTTCTTTTCAGCTGAGAAAAAGCAGCTAGCGATGGAGAAAGAAACAGCTCGCAGTGGCTCTACATGTGAGGTGTGAGTCGCCCGAaaagattgatcttttttttcttctcagtCCAATAGTCCATGGCAGAGGATTATATTCCGCATGACAATGATTGATTCGTCTAGATTGCGCCAGAGACTGAAAGCGATCTTGGGGTATGAATCGAGTCGAGTCGAGTCGGTCGGATTTCAACTAGCTAAGATCGATGATATATAATTGGCCTGCACACTGcagatgtgtatatatatattcagataTATATTCAGAGGAAGCAGCAGGCAGTGCTCTGTGCTCCTCCATCGATAGATATATCCTGCCTCCTCTTTATTcagaaaacagcagcagcaggaagagATTACAGTAAACTGTTACTACTTACACACCTAACGGTATTGATTGGCAcgattatatatatagttattatAAAAtcacacgtacgtacgtgtacaAAATCACACTAGGTAGGCAGGCATGGACGACGATGAAGAGGAAGCGATGGATGGATGCGAATGAATGAATCATCCATAATAATGGCGcttggtgggggtgggggtggagtcGTCGTGGTTGGGCATGTGGAAGCGGTTGGTGAACcagacggcgtcggcggcgaccttggcgccgtcgtcgttgcgGTACCAGGCGTAGTAGGCGTGCGTCCGGTTCTTGATGTCCAGCACCGCGTGGCCGAAGCTGTCCTCCCGGAACGCCGAGTAGGGCGGCTGCGGCCACGTCATCTCGTCGGCGAGCCCCTCGAtgttgccgccgtcgccgatggtCACGTAGACGGGCGCCCGGCGGTCGCGCACCGGCGTGCACAGCCCGTCGGTGATGTTGTACCTGATGTTGGAGACGCGGAAGCTGCGCTCGTAGGCGTGGACATGGCCGGCGAAGACAAGGTCCACCCTGGCGTCCACCGCCATCTTCTCCAACTGGGCACGCATCGACTCCCCCTCCATGTAGTGGAAGTTGTTGCTGTTGTACCACGGCGAGTGCGACGCCATGATCAGCCACGGCGTCTCGCTCCGGTTCACCCGCCCCAGCTCCGCCTCCAGCCACTTCCACTGCGGCGTGTACTTGGCGAACGCGGAGTAGGAGGAGAGCACGATGATGTGCGCCGACGCCAGCTTCACCGAGTACCAGTACGGCTCCGGCGACGCGCTGGCGAGGTGCGGCGTCGGGTAGCGGTGGGTGAAGGGCTTGAACGGCTTCGTCTCCCCCAGCTCCGGGGCGTAGTCGATCTCGTGGTTGCCAGCCACCCAGATCCATGGCTGGTACGCCACGCTGCGTTCCGAGAAGCGGCCCCACGTGTCCCACCGGTTGTTGTCGTGGAGCGGGTACTTGTCGGCGTAGGAGAGGTCGCCCATGAAGaggacggcgtcgccgccggaggccTCGTAGTGGGTGAGGGTGGCGTTGGAGTCGAAGGTCTGCCCGATGTCGCCGATGAACCCCAGCCGGAAGGCCACGTCGGGACCCGGCCGAGGCGGCGTCGTGAACCAGAAGCTGCGCACCGTGAACCCGAAACCCATGGCGTAATAGTACTTTACGCCATACTGCGTCCCAAAGCGTAATTAATAATTCcactctaattaattaattaatccatatatacatataatgttCAGCTAATTATGTCAGCTTATTGGACACTTGCATCTGATATTTTTCTTGACATGAATGTACGCTtgcatataaatatttttctaatttatttttaggtggtacttcctccgtttcataatttaagtcattctagcattgcctatgttcatatagatgttaatgaatctagacaatatATGTGTggctagattcattagcatctatatgaatataaacaatgctagaatgacttacattataaaacggagggagtacttcatttTGCCTTGAGGCAGGTACTGCACATACATCTACATATGCCTGTCCAATATCCACTTGTTTGATGCCAAtagttttttttggaagaaaCGCCAATAATTTATTTACCTATCATATTTTGATagttcatattaatatattaactttgcaaacaaaattaattaataggGCCACTCCATTCGATCCGCTTGCTTGAGAATGTATAAATGTTTGAAAACATCCAGTATATCGTTCGACTGATCAAGACACTGCACCACTGTTCGATccagtatatatttcatagcTAATGGAGCATTTCTTTATGAACATGGTCTCTAAATATTTCTGGAGTTTTAGGAGAAATTAAGATTGAGGTAAAATTACTTTtataccatatatatttttcatcacCTGATTGGTTGATATATGGAGTCGGTGGGTAAatacttatataaaaatttcaaTTACTAGTTAGAAATACTTATACATATGTGAACAGGAGCATTACGGAAATTTTCCTCAATTACATTTTCTGGTAGACTTGTGACTTGTCAgagtttgataatatatttttgtcAATAGAACAGTAATATTCATAATATATAGCTCTATCGTTTGTTTTTCAGCTTATAAGTTGTAAccaaaatttataatttaaatcctagtttatttttattgttgtttttaagGTGTTAAGAATATAtgtacaaaagttttacttataaattatatattaatgttaataagcGTTACGGTTTATAATCAataatataaaagttgttcttttctccaacaaaagttagGACAAACTCTTGGATTTTCGTGGCATGCTTTTcgaactgttaaacggtgtgtttcgtgcgaaaactttatatatgaaagttgttctaaaatatcagattggtccattttttaagtttgtaataattaaaactcaattaatcacacgttattatcaTCTCGTTTTATATGAAAcatttaatctttatctttatcttcatcttcgggagattcaaacaccaccgtaGTCTGGAGGCGAAACGGTTGGGGGTGGAACAAGTGTGTGTGGGGGGTAAACTGGTGATATATACCTGGAGGTTGGTGAGGGTGCAGTGGTGGATGAAGCCGGAGGTGTAATTGTAGTACGTGTAGGTGGtgacggtggcgtcggcggccatGTCGAGCTTGTCCATGGCGAGGCCGTACAAGACGGTGCTGTTGCCGGCCTCCTCCATGGTCACCCACGACACCGTCATGGCCGTCCCCGTCTGGTCGCCCAGCGTTATGTGCACCTGCTGCGGCGCGTTCCTCCCCGCCGGCTCCGCGAACACGTCGGCGTCCAGTGGCATGTCcaccatgtccgccgccttcttcttcggCCGCCGATACACGCTCGTCGTCCCCGGACACcgcatcgcctccgccgccgccgccacaatcAGGACGACCACCACAACAataatgctgctgctgcagaggcGAGCCCCCATGGCCattgctgcagctagctagagcTAATTAAGCTCGAGCTCAGTACGTAGCTAGCTATCCAGACGATGGCGCGTTTAAGTAGAGGAGGGGCACAGTGCAAGTAGCAGCTAGACACCGTACGTACCGTGGATTATTATTAAAACCACGTGCTGTAATAGCGACGCCGTTGATGAGATGAGATTGACATTGCATCCATCGTATTCTCATCTTCTGCATATTATTGAGATTGGGCTGCAGGAGATCCATATATACGATATCctcgtcatcatcttcatcgtcgatcgatcgacggtCGGCTACAGTACTACACACACGATCGAGGTCACGATTAATTTTGTACCACATTATTCGtgtttgtgataattaattcaCTGACGACAGAGCTAGTGACATGTCTGTCCGTTTCGTTTCGGATCATCCGTTATTTTGTCTGTTTTCACACGCTGTACCCATCCAAGCTAGGGTCTTGAGATTAACTTACACCTTACTTTGCACTGCACATTTTGCAACAACTACCAGCTGAAGAACAAAACGGGTGTGTGTAACAATGTATACGGACAAGACGCAACTGTCGTCTGTCCATTTCAGTGACTTGGTACTCCTATATACTAGTGGTACATTTTATAGTACTAGTAAAGCTACAAACAAACGTGTAAAAACATATGCCACTCGAttctttcattaaaaaaaatatcatgttgTGCAATACTATAATGAACACTTCATTGATGTTTCTCTCCCTCCAGCCTCCACCGATCTAGGGCTCTTTGGAACACTACAGGTTCTTATTTCTGAAAAGGTACAGGATTAAAGTGTCATATCGCTTCAAATTCATTAGATTGAAAACTTACAAGAAAATTAAGCAATGACCGTTTAAATGGGGCATGGGAATCATATAAGGGCTCCTTTGGCAGCCCGGGATCCCAGCCCATTCCCTGGGAGAAAGGCCCGCGGGGGAAATTGTCACGGGTTTTATTCCATGTCCATTTGAAAGCCCACGAGGCAGGGATTTCCCGGCCCAATCCGCGGGGAAACCCTAGGGAAAGGTCCCCGACCTCCGGAGGTCGGGAATTTTTCCTCTCTCGATCCGTCGCTGCTTCTCGCTCGCGCAACCGGAGTCGCTTCTCTCTCGCGCGAACAACaacgggcgccgccgcgcctccttctCCGGGGAGAAGGGTAAGCCCTTCTCCTtattcccctcctctcctcctcctgggtttccgttctcctcctcctctagggTTTCCGCCTCCTCTAGTTAGCTCCCAATCTCGCTCTCCGGTCTCAGTGCTTGCATCGCAGGCACCgacgcgtgggcgcggcgggTGGCACCGCGGCAGCCGGtgcaacgacgacgaggcggcgagcCGGCAGCGCGGGCACACGGCTCCAAGCAGGCGGGGACAGGGGGGATCCAAGGTGGCGCGACTCACCGGCAGAGGAGGCGCTGAGGCGCagatccgcctcctcctcctcgctgcgTGACGCCCGCCGGCGGTTGCGCAGCTAGGTTTGTGCGTGCCCTTGTAGCTGCTGCTTGATTCTTGGGGGTTCGTTTAGTACTTCAGTTTTCTTGGTGAATGTATGGCATGTTTCTTGATTTCGTTTGGGAGAGTTGTAATCTGTTCTCCTGTTCTTTCTAATACATTGTAGTATTGTACCCTGCAGTAGCATTTCATTTTGTTATGGAAGCGATTCAGAAGGGGATATGGGTGGGCGTATGGTGCTCTTGTTTTAGATCATGAATGAGTTTTGGTAAGATGATGTTCTAATTTGATGGAGTAGGTTGTGCTCTGGTTTTTTCTGCAGTGTAATTATCATGCTTAGTGCAGTCTAAATATGTGAGATCAATGTGCCAGTCCCAAGAAATGAGGAATTATCACACATCCAGTGAGGATCATTCAACTAGTGAggtatatgagaaattttagTCTGCAAACCAGTAACAATTTTTTGCAGTTAATTAGAGATGCAGTTCTTTTAGTTGGATGCTGTCAGCTCTGTTAACCTAGAGGTAGATCTCAGTACTGGTTGAGCTGCTAGCGTcaagttttttgttttttctggaGGTATTTTTTAGTCTGATCCATTCTTGTAGTCTCTGTCAGGGAACTGTAGAATTAGTGGTCAATTTAGCATGCATGTTGGGACTAAATAAATGGTAACAATCATATTTTTGATAGGAACTCATACTTACTACAAAATGAAGTCTTTTATGCTCTATACTTATACATTAGTCCAAACGTTAGTTTCATGTCATGTATCACCAGCAGAAAATGAGCAAGGTGGCATTGTGCATTCAAAACAACACAAGCTTTGGCAGCAACCTATATACAAAGACACGCACACACAGATGTTtcaatctcctctctctcactcactgcACAATACACTGGCCAAAAaagtgtcacgccccgaactagtcccgagcggaactagcccgtgacgctccaaattaacctgttaattgataccagtcccaggaaacagtgctggtataacaggaagacagaatatcacagcaacagaggtctttttattatagagtaggggtacagtcatgttgggctgcggacagatcccgagctcacaactgcattacaaaaggaacgcggaagccaagacttggaccacacatcacaggcgcgacttgggaactaggccgaaaccctaaaactcatcgtagccggcttgctcctgaaggaactcctcgtcagcgggatccgcttcatcttcttcagcaactggggggggggaaattatttatatggagcaagggtgagtacgagagtactcagcaagccatgggaaataagtgtttaatgcaggcttcaaagaagggctgctgtttttgcaattgattttatttgaactctttcctgaaacaactaagtgagtgcttctcaaacgacacggatgagaaagtgcgtctcgtccggtcggagtttgtgcaatgtatcaatcttttgaattgatcaagattggcacccggccaatagctttcaaacggccacccgggcctggctggtcccatcagccgcagattttccaaacatcaaacccatttcacaacagcaaaatttcacaaggcagtagtcaaacaaaactacgctaggaatcacctcacatccgcccatgaccgtgggcacggctgttcggacagcttaataacctctgcagagggggtacactttatccacacgacattactaacccggatcatccagcccgtgcagaacggccacgactagagaccttaaggctttcatgacaaggcatttcgaaagccgacacaggttcgccatatgccaacgagaggggtcccagaccaacaccagattaggtcccagaccatactgtgccaggaagcccaggggtcctccccgacaccaccccggcgaatccacatgtctcttggcatcaaggctcccccgattagctaattactcagccaggggtgtcccattccacccatgtggtcgtacttgtcttatgttcggatgaaattccaaggaaacggtccttaagtgcaagagcgggaaaccgtactcccggtacgttccccggtccgcggttttggaaattcatttagttcgcaagcaccgacccaggtgtcgggttttccaagtcttttgtaaaaacccaagttttacccaagaacttactcagattttaagtttgaaggcgaccgtcgatactcgcacagagtgcacgaatatcgaggcgcaactaggtggttacaagggaacatggtataacaattaacagtggaaggatcagatgcaacaagttgggtaggcccaccggtctgccttgcagacggggcaaacagatcaagtgcaatcctatcaatgcataatattttgcaagcaaattaattaagttcaaatataggctcaagatgttcaaaggtggcttgccttgctcgagatcttgagcttgatcctcgaaatcctcgcactgcgggtcttcgggctccgaaactacacgtgaaacgggacaactcaacaaacggcgaaaataaagccctattattgacctctaagcgtgccattagatagatctcgagatttgaggaattttggaagttgaacggagtcaaacggacttatggttgggaagatattgaatttctaagattattggatttttgtctaaaggaaaaggatttatttaaaccctttttgaaaaagaaaagaaaagaaaaagaaagagggagggaaattagacttccctcgggcggctagggcgcggcccgagagaaaggggcggctcggccgagcttaatgggccggccggcccaagagggcggcccaaggcgcgcgcgggcggggaggggagagagagagccggtgggccgggtccatcctcgcgtggtcccgagtgggacccgcttgtcggcggctcggctcaccgtgagcgaggtgcacgcgggcgtgctagggtttggggaggggggcgcggcgcatgcgcgcggttcgcggaggacgcggtgcggcgggcccacgcgcagcctcacggctcgcggtggaccgcgcgcgcgagggggcggagggaagcggcggaccggggtctgcttgacccggtcgcggccgaggtggcgccgacgtggcgcctacgtggctgccacgcgggccggcgggaggtagacgacgacgtcggccgaaacggacggcgggcggcggcggcgagcggcggagcgaaccacggcgatacaggcgaaagcgagcacaccgggaggttgcacgggacgagaggagacgagccaacggctcggattcgccgggggatgctcgacggcggcggattgcggcggcggcaaccggcggcaggagaagggggaaacggcgatgaggtcacgaggggtcgattcccggcggtgagagcatctacgcggctacgggaatccgttgctagcgtcggattgggcggagctacgccgagcgaggccggcgacgagcggcgcttccgagctcgggcggcgacggcggcgagcacacggcgggcggcggcaacggtcggggcggcgccagctagctacggggaggctactcgtgctactacccgagtctaaggggaggagatggaacgaggagggagaacggagggcgacactaccgtgcggggaagggcgcggtgacgagaggccgacggcacgggagcgatctctccggcctcgggccggggaagaggaagaagagggcgcgcccggagtccccttccgcgtccttgctcgtgccggctcctccggcacacgcgtcggcggcggtcggcgagagggacggcaatggcgagggcgaaaacggggaagattggtttggggagggctcgggtttatagggcggcaatgtcggtttgggagggaggaaccGACATTAGGCGGTCGAGCCAGCGGGCTGAAGCTCCGActagcggccaaaacggcgacagggaggatgacgccggcggggaagggaaaagggaaaaggaagggagaaagggggcttgcccctttcctcttcggaaaaaggaggaaggagagagggcgatgaggaggagctctgcctccatcccttggaagcatgcgcgcggagtggcggggccgggtcgatgacgacggcgatgacggcggaggcggcttggagcggagcggcgacacgggcggcaggcgcggcagaggctgacggcggcggcgaccaggcggtcggccaccacggcgcgcgcgcgcgggaagcaacggcgcacggcgacgatttggcggcgtcggcgggaatggcagcggggcaggagggagggctcggcgcggctcgcgcgctcgcgcgtgcagcgctcgggcagagcgggggagagggagagagagagagagagagagagagcgagccggggagggagggggagatgggccgagagggattcggcccatcgaaccctagggaggcaaaatagacttttgcggagggatttgatttgggaaggatttggattcgggattgaactcgacgatggatcggggatttgagacctgagatggcacgggcattagacaacaagcaaagaaacggatttcgcaaataggatttttaagggctagttttcccgctaggcgccaagacggaacgggcgctacaaaaAGTGACCTAGTAGTACTGATTAATTAAAacaacaactactactactactttttttcCTTATCATGTCCATAATGATAATTCATAATTGTGCTCTTGCATTCTTCCTCTTGCCAGGATTCAATTTGAATTGCATGCTCAACTTACTTTCAAATATGGACTTGAAATAGAGTATTGTTGGAAAACTATCAATACAAAAACAT is part of the Oryza glaberrima chromosome 12, OglaRS2, whole genome shotgun sequence genome and harbors:
- the LOC127758037 gene encoding purple acid phosphatase 2-like; this translates as MAMGARLCSSSIIVVVVVLIVAAAAEAMRCPGTTSVYRRPKKKAADMVDMPLDADVFAEPAGRNAPQQVHITLGDQTGTAMTVSWVTMEEAGNSTVLYGLAMDKLDMAADATVTTYTYYNYTSGFIHHCTLTNLQYGVKYYYAMGFGFTVRSFWFTTPPRPGPDVAFRLGFIGDIGQTFDSNATLTHYEASGGDAVLFMGDLSYADKYPLHDNNRWDTWGRFSERSVAYQPWIWVAGNHEIDYAPELGETKPFKPFTHRYPTPHLASASPEPYWYSVKLASAHIIVLSSYSAFAKYTPQWKWLEAELGRVNRSETPWLIMASHSPWYNSNNFHYMEGESMRAQLEKMAVDARVDLVFAGHVHAYERSFRVSNIRYNITDGLCTPVRDRRAPVYVTIGDGGNIEGLADEMTWPQPPYSAFREDSFGHAVLDIKNRTHAYYAWYRNDDGAKVAADAVWFTNRFHMPNHDDSTPTPTKRHYYG